A single region of the Pseudomonas sp. GGS8 genome encodes:
- a CDS encoding LysR family transcriptional regulator encodes MTAESYDQLAIFAAVAQERSFTRAAARLGMSQPALSRAMRQLEERLGVRLLARTTRSVSPTQAGEHLLQVIAPRFEEINSELALLSEFRDKPAGKLRITAGEHSAITILQPVLAKLLPDNPDLSIEIIVDYGLTDIVAEGFDAGVRLGEQVAKDMIAVRIGPDMRMAVVGSPEYFSRHPRPKVPSDLMQHNCINLRMPTYGGIFSWEFEKKGQKLKVRVEGQLVFNNIAMRLEAALKGLGLAYMPEDLVQTHVAQGRLIRVLADWCEPFSGYHLYYPSRRQSSPAFALLRDALRYAG; translated from the coding sequence ATGACCGCTGAAAGCTACGACCAACTCGCGATCTTCGCGGCCGTGGCACAGGAGCGCAGCTTCACCCGCGCCGCCGCCAGGCTCGGCATGTCGCAGCCCGCGTTGAGCCGGGCGATGCGTCAGTTGGAGGAACGACTGGGCGTCAGGTTGCTTGCGCGCACCACTCGAAGCGTTTCCCCCACGCAAGCGGGCGAACATCTGTTGCAGGTGATCGCTCCCAGGTTCGAAGAAATCAACAGCGAGTTGGCATTGCTCAGCGAATTCCGCGACAAGCCGGCAGGCAAACTGCGCATCACGGCCGGCGAGCATTCCGCGATCACGATCCTGCAACCGGTGCTCGCAAAGCTGCTGCCCGACAACCCCGATCTCAGCATCGAGATCATCGTGGACTATGGTCTGACCGACATCGTGGCGGAAGGCTTCGATGCCGGTGTCCGGCTGGGTGAACAGGTCGCCAAGGACATGATCGCGGTGCGCATCGGCCCCGACATGCGGATGGCGGTTGTCGGTTCTCCAGAATATTTCTCCCGGCACCCGAGGCCAAAAGTCCCGAGCGATCTGATGCAGCACAACTGCATCAACCTGCGCATGCCGACATACGGCGGCATCTTCTCCTGGGAGTTCGAGAAGAAGGGGCAAAAACTTAAAGTGCGCGTCGAGGGCCAACTGGTGTTCAACAACATCGCCATGCGTCTGGAGGCTGCCCTCAAGGGGCTGGGGCTGGCCTACATGCCGGAAGACCTGGTGCAGACACATGTCGCGCAGGGGCGGTTGATTCGCGTGCTGGCGGACTGGTGCGAACCGTTTTCGGGATACCACCTCTACTATCCAAGCCGCCGCCAGAGCTCTCCCGCCTTTGCGTTGTTGCGCGATGCGCTGCGTTACGCGGGTTGA